The following coding sequences lie in one Lolium perenne isolate Kyuss_39 chromosome 2, Kyuss_2.0, whole genome shotgun sequence genomic window:
- the LOC127330934 gene encoding hexokinase-4, chloroplastic, translated as MSAAVGSSFPAVAVGQHRRRGRAAAVQVRSSAMAAAAPILDDLRLRCATPLPLLRHVADAMAADMRAGLAADGAGELKMIPSYVYSLPTGDETGLFYALDLGGTNFRVLRVQLGGKDRRVIDSESEQVSIPKEIMHGTTEELFDFIAARLSNFVAKEGGTFRIQKGRKREIGFTFSFPVKQTSIDSGILIKWTKGFAVSGTAGKDVVACLNAAMERQGLDMSVSALVNDTVGTLAGAHYWDKDVMVAVILGTGTNACYIEKNDFIPKLLHLGPVTGNTIINTEWGAFSDGLPLTEFDRDMDAESINPGEQIFEKTISGMYLGEIVRRALAKMAQEHDLFGHSFADKLAQPFVLRTPHLCAMQQDRSNDLGEVELILRDVIGVNESSLAERRAIVDVSDCIVKRGGRLAGAGIAGILQKMESDSNGQVLGRRTAVAMDGGLYENYPQYRSYMTDAMVELLGPQDSEHVVVEHTKDGSGIGAALLAAANSKYAAQSST; from the exons CGCGACGCCGCTCCCTCTGCTGCGGCACGTGGCGGACGCCATGGCCGCGGACATGCGCGCTGGGCTTGCCGCGGACGGCGCCGGCGAGCTCAAGATGATCCCCAGCTACGTCTACTCGCTCCCCACTGG GGATGAGACCGGGCTGTTCTATGCCCTGGATCTTGGAGGCACCAACTTCAGAGTCCTCAGGGTGCAGCTGGGAGGAAAAGATAGGCGTGTCATCGACAGCGAGTCCGAGCAAGTGTCCATCCCAAAAGAAATCATGCATGGTACAACTGAG GAACTGTTCGATTTCATTGCGGCCCGCCTATCGAATTTTGTGGCCAAGGAGGGCGGCACCTTTCGTATTCAGAAAGGTAGAAAGAGAGAGATAGGTTTTACCTTCTCCTTTCCGGTAAAGCAAACTTCTATTGATTCCGGCATTCTGATCAAGTGGACAAAGGGTTTTGCCGTCTCTGGAACT GCTGGGAAGGATGTAGTTGCCTGTCTAAATGCTGCAATGGAGAGACAAGGGCTTGACATGAGTGTATCTGCTTTG GTAAACGATACCGTTGGAACCTTAGCTGGAGCGCATTATTGGGACAAGGACGTGATGGTTGCAGTAATATTGGGCACTGGCACAAATGCTTGCTACATTGAGAAAAACGATTTTATCCCAAAGCTCCTACACCTTGGGCCTGTAACAGGAAACACG ATTATCAACACTGAATGGGGAGCGTTTTCAGATGGTCTTCCACTAACTGAATTTGACAGAGACATGGATGCTGAGAGCATAAATCCCGGTGAACAG ATATTTGAGAAGACGATTTCTGGTATGTACCTTGGAGAAATTGTGCGAAGAGCGCTGGCCAAAATGGCTCAAGAGCATGATCTGTTTGGCCATTCTTTCGCTGACAAACTTGCTCAGCCGTTTGTCCTAAG AACCCCACATTTGTGTGCTATGCAACAAGATCGTTCCAATGACCTGGGAGAAGTTGAATTAATCTTACGCGACGTGATCGGT GTCAATGAATCTTCTCTAGCGGAACGGAGGGCTATCGTAGATGTTTCTGATTGCATCGTCAAGAGAGGCGGTCGGTTGGCTGGTGCCGGCATTGCTGGCATTCTTCAGAAGATGGAGAGCGACTCCAATGGGCAGGTCTTAGGGAGACGAACAGCGGTCGCGATGGATGGTGGACTTTACGAGAATTACCCTCAGTACAGGTCGTATATGACCGATGCTATGGTGGAGCTTCTCGGGCCCCAGGACTCGGAGCACGTAGTCGTTGAGCACACAAAAGATGGGTCTGGCATCGGCGCAGCACTGTTGGCTGCCGCAAACTCAAAATATGCAGCGCAGTCCTCGACATGA